In Hirundo rustica isolate bHirRus1 chromosome 4, bHirRus1.pri.v3, whole genome shotgun sequence, a genomic segment contains:
- the LOC120752147 gene encoding histone H2A: MSGRGKQGGKARAKAKSRSSRAGLQFPVGRVHRLLRKGNYAERVGAGAPVYLAAVLEYLTAEILELAGNAARDNKKTRIIPRHLQLAIRNDEELNKLLGKVTIAQGGVLPNIQAVLLPKKTDSHKAKSK, encoded by the coding sequence ATGTCCGGCCGCGGGAAGCAGGGCGGGAAGGCGCGCGCCAAGGCCAAGTCGCGCTCGTCGCGGGCCGGGCTGCAGTTCCCCGTGGGCCGCGTGCACCGGCTGCTGCGCAAGGGCAACTACGCGGAGCGCGTGGGCGCCGGCGCCCCGGTGTACCTGGCGGCCGTGCTGGAGTACCTGACGGCCGAGATCCTGGAGCTGGCGGGCAACGCGGCCCGCGACAACAAGAAGACGCGCATCATCCCCCGCCACCTGCAGCTCGCCATCCGCAACGACGAGGAGCTCAACAAGCTGCTGGGCAAGGTGACGATCGCGCAGGGCGGCGTGCTGCCCAACATCCAGGCCGTGCTGCTGCCCAAGAAGACCGACAGCCACAAAGCTAAAAGCAAATGA